The segment CCGCCGGATAGCCCTGCGCGCCCAGGGGTTCCTCGGCGCCCCCGACCGGCGGGCCGGGGTGCGGGGCGTGCTGCGGCATCTGGGCGCGGTCCAGCTCGACACGATCTCGGTACTGGCCCGCTCCCACGAGCTCGTTCCGTATGCCCGCCTGGGGGCGGTCGGCCGCCCCGCGGTCGACTCGGCGTACTGGACCGGGGGCCACAGCTTCGAGTACTGGTCGCACGCCGCGTGCGTGCTGCCCGTCGAGGAGTGGCCGCACTTCGGCTTCCGCCGCCGCGCCTACCGCGCCCGGCCGCAGTGGTACCACGATCTGCCCGACGGGTCCTACGACAAGGTGATCGCCCAGTTGCGCGCCGAGGGCCCGCTGACCGCGACCGAGCTGGGCGGCGCGAAGAACGGCGGGGAGTGGTGGGACTGGTCCGCGTCCAAGGTCGCCGTCGAGCGGGCGCTGATGTACGGCGAGGTGGTGTGCGTCGAGCGGCGCGGCTGGAAGCGGGTGTACGACCTGGCGGAGCGGGCGATCCCGGACACCCTGCTGAACACCGAACTGGACGACACCGAGTGCGTCCGGCGCCTGGTCCGGCTCGCGGGACAGGCACTGGGCGTGGGGACCCGTGCGGACATCGCGGACTATCACCGGCTGCGGGGCGAGCAGTTCGACGCGGTGGTCGCGGACTCCGGTCTCGTACCGGTGACCGTGGCGGGCTGGGCCAAGCCCGCCTGGGCCGATCCGGAGGCACTGGCGACCGCTCCCCGCGGCCGGCACCGGACGACGCTGCTGTCCCCCTTCGACTCCCTGATCTGGGAGCGGGCCCGCACCGAGCGGATCTTCGGCTTCACGCACCGGCTCGAAGCGTATGTCCCCAAGCCGAAGCGGATACACGGCTACTTCGCCATGCCGTTGCTGTCGGGCGGACGGCTGCTGGGCCGGGTCGACCCGGCACGCGAGGGGCGGACGCTGGTGGCCCGCCAGGTGTCCCTGGAATCGGCGAAGGCCGTGGCGCCGATGGCGCGGGCGCTGCGGGAGGCGGCGGAGTGGGTCGGCTGCGACTCGGTGCGCGTCGAGCGGGTCGACCGTCCCGAACTGGCCGCTCCGCTGGCCACCGCCCTCGTCGCCGACTGAGCCGGCCTGCGGCGGGCACGGCCCCGGTGCGGGCGCCGTGGCCCGCACCGCGGAGCCTCAGCGGATCTCCAGAATCTTCTCCCGCATGGCGTAGACGACGGCCTCCATCCTGGAGTGCAGCTGAAGCTTCTCCAGGATGTTCCGGACGTGGTTCTTCACCGTGTTCTCGGAGATGAACAGCTCCTTGGCGATATCGCGGTTGTTCATCCCGGTGGCGACCAGCTTGAGGACCTCCAGCTCACGGTCGGTGAGCCGGGGCGCGGGCACCAGCCGGCGTTCGTCGGTGCGCTGGATCATCGATTTGAACTCGGTCAGCAGCTTGGACGCCATCGAAGGGCTGATCTGCGACTGGCCGTCGGCGACGGCACGGATCGCGGTGGCCACCTCGTCGGTGGAGATCTCTTTGAGGAGATAGCCGGTGGCACCCGCCTTGATCGCGTCGTAGAGATCGGCTTCCTCGTCGCTGATCGTCAGCATGATGATCTTCGCGCTGGGGGCGACCTCCTTGATGGAGGTACAGGCCTCGATACCGCCGCGCCGGGGCATCCGGACATCCATCAGGACGATGTCGGGCAGCAGATCGGCGGCCTTGTCGACGGCCTCGGCGCCGTCCCCGGCCTCGCCGACGACCTGGATGTCCTCCTCATGGGCGAGGACGATCTCCAGCCCTCTGCGGAAGAGGGCGTGGTCGTCCACCACCAGGACCCTGATCGGCTCGGCACGGGGGCCGCCCGGGGCGGCCTCGGTGACCGGCTCCCGGGCGTCGGTGGTGTCCTGGTGAACCGGTCCGAAGCTGTCCGCCATCGTTCCTCCCCCTGAGATCAGGGTCCGAAGGGCATGTCCGTTCGGCCAACGACGGTGCAGGGGGCACCCGTTGGCTTGACGCCATGCTTTCATGCCCGACCGTCACTGCGGAGATCCTCTGGAAGCACGGTGGTGCCCCCGAGGGCGCACAGGGCGCTCCGGGGGCACCGTGCTCAGCGGTCCGTGGTCAGTTGGTGGGGCTCGCGGAACGGCGGGATCAGCCGCCGAGCGCTCCGCCCGCGCCGCTTCCCTCGGAGCCGGCCAGGGGGTCGGTCTCCAGATGGATGACGCCGTAGTCGTAGGCGTGTCGCCGGTAGACGACGCTGGGCTGCTTCGTCTCGGAGTCGACGAAGAGATAGAAATCGTGCCCGACCAGCTCCATCTCGTAGAGAGCCTGGTCGAGGGGCATCGGAGCCGCGGTGTGGACCTTTTCGCGGACCACCAGCGGTCCGTCTCCCTGCACTTCCAGCGAACCGATTTTCGTGGTGGGAATGGATTCCCGCACCTCTTCAGCGGGGGTGTAGCCGTTCGCGTCCAATTCGGCGACGCCGGGGACCACATCGGCTACTTCCGCCGCCGACAGGCGGCCGTTGCCACGGCGGGTGTTGCGCTTGTCGTGCTGCTTGCGCAGCCGTGCTTCCAGTTTGCCGGTGGCCAGGTCAAGCGCTGCGTACGGGTCGTTTGCCGATGCCTCCGCCCGAATCACCGGGCCTCGGGAGTGGAGCGTGATCTCCACGCGGTCAGAACGGTCGGCCTGCCGCGGGTTGTGCTCCTTGGACACCTCGACGTCCAGGCTGATCACCTTGGCGTCGAGCTTCTGGATCTTGTCCAGCTTCAGCTTCTCGGCCACGTGCTTGCGGAACCGCTCAGGTACCTCGGTCTTGCGGCCCTTGACGACGATGTCCACGCAGAACTCCGTTCCCGGATTGCTCCGCCCACCCTGCGGCTGCGGAGCGTCTCCCTCTTGCACCAGACCCCGGTGATGAACCGGAGCCTCGGACTAGGCGACTTTCACCTCCTCCTCCCCAGTCGACAAGATCCCCACCCCACCGACTTCCGAGGTTTTCGCCGCCTCGTATCCGCGGCCGTGGGACACGGCCGTGCATTCGGTGAGGTACGAGACCTCATTCCGCCTATCCACACCACCGAACATAGCCCCATCGGACCGGTGTCGGCACCCGCTACCAGCGCGTACCTCCGTTCGGCGGTTTTCCTTCCTCACTGACTGCAACGTTTCTCGCACTGATCGGGTTCCGGTTTCTTCGAAAAGGAGATCGAAGGCGCGGCCACGACCGCCGCGACCGCGAAACCGCCCGCACCGGCACCGGCACCCGCACCCGCACCCGCACCCGCCACAGCACCCTCCTCCTCCGCCGCCCCCAGCGCCCCCAGCGCACGGGCCGCCTCGGCCAGGGAGGCACCCGTCGTCATCAGATCGTCCACGAGCACCACCGTGGCGCCCGTCAGCAGCTTCCCGGCCCCTTCGGCACCCGTGAGCGCCCCGGTCAGGTTCGCCACCCGCTCAGGGGCCGTGAGGCCCGTCTGGTCGGTCACGGACCGCCGCTGCCGCAGTACCGGAAGCACGCTCGCTTCCGTACCCGTGCGCCGCAGCTCGCGCGCCGCGGCCAGGGCGATGCGCCGGGTGGCATCGTGGCCCCGGGCCCGGACCGCCCACCGCGCCGACGGCACCGGTACCAACAGCACGCTCCGGTCCCCGCCGGCCCCTCCCGCCCGGACCGCCGCCCGCACGGCCCCGGCGAGCGCGACCCCCAGGGGCCGGGCCAGCCCCAGGGCGCCCCGCTCCTTGTGGGCCAGCAGCACCGCCCGTACGGCGTCGGCGTACGGAGCGGCCGCATGCACCACCGGCAGTCCCGGGGGCACGGGATCCGGTCGTGCGACGCGCGCAGCGGAGCCGTACAGCTCATACGCGCACTCGGTGCACAGCAGCGTGCGGGGTACCCCGCAGCCACCGCATGCGGCCGGCAGCACCAAGCCGGAGATCTCCTGCCACCATCCCCGCATGGCCTCTACTGTGCCTGCCGACGCGAGCGGCCGCCACGCCCTGTGGAAAACTTTCGCGAGACCGCCCCGACCTGCGGGTTTTCCGCATGGACCGCCGGGACCCGGCCACCCGCCCTCGGAGGAACCCGTCAGCCGGGATAGACCGGGGACGTGCCCTTCCCGACCCCGACCACCATCTGCCAGGTCGCTCCCGTCGGCAGCCGCACGATGCCGTCGGTTGTCGAGTGCGCCACCAGCGGCTGTCCCTCGTTGTTGGACGCGGCGATCGACACCACCTGGTTGAGCCCGGGCAGCACGCTCGACGCCGACGTCGAACCGTCCGTCTGGATGTACCGCACCTGCTCCACCCCGCCGGACTCACGGCCGACCACCACCAGACGGCTCGGCCCGGCCCAGGAGACGGCCTTGACGTCCACCATCTGGGGTGCCGCGGGCAGCAGCCCGTCGACCGAGACCACCGGATCGCTCTGTGTCCCGGTCCGCTCCACCCGCCCGATGTACAGGGTCGTCTTACCGCCCTTCGCCAGCAGCAGCGCGATCCTGGTGCCGTCCGCCGCCACCTTCACGGAGTGGATACGAGCCCCGTCGAGACCAGGCGCGATCGTCACCTTCTGCGGTAGTTCCTGGCCCGCCGGGCGCCGCAGCAGCGCCGGCCCGGCCAGGTCTCGGTCGGCGAACCACAGGTCGCCCCGGCCGTCCCAGCTCGGGGCGGTGAGGCGGTCGTGCTGGAGCTTGCCCCGGCTGATGTACACCGGCTGGACGATGTCGCCGCTCATGGTGACCGGTTCGACGTACAGCTTGGCGGAGTCGGTGGAGACCGCGGCCGCCGTACGTTCGTCGCGGGCGACGGCGATCCCGCCCACCGGCAGCTGTCCGGTACCCATCGGGCCGGGCACCGGCTCCGGTACGGCCGTCTCCTTGTCGTTCGCGTTCAGAACGGCCAGTTGGTTCTTCTCGTTGACGAAGTACTGCTTCGCGCCGGCCGCGGACTGGTCGGAGGCGTACTCCTTCTCCTGGCCGTCGGCGAGCATGCACAGCTGCGAGCCGTCGGGCCGCTGGAGTTCGATCTGCGCCACCCTGACCGCCGAAAGGTCCTTGAGGGTGAACATGATCTGGGCCGCCATCTTCCGGCACTGGGCGTGCCCGGCATTGGCCGCCTTCTCGTTGAGCGGGACCTTCAGTACGTCACGGTCGT is part of the Streptomyces qinzhouensis genome and harbors:
- a CDS encoding winged helix-turn-helix domain-containing protein; the protein is MTTQPPPVAELSADEARRIALRAQGFLGAPDRRAGVRGVLRHLGAVQLDTISVLARSHELVPYARLGAVGRPAVDSAYWTGGHSFEYWSHAACVLPVEEWPHFGFRRRAYRARPQWYHDLPDGSYDKVIAQLRAEGPLTATELGGAKNGGEWWDWSASKVAVERALMYGEVVCVERRGWKRVYDLAERAIPDTLLNTELDDTECVRRLVRLAGQALGVGTRADIADYHRLRGEQFDAVVADSGLVPVTVAGWAKPAWADPEALATAPRGRHRTTLLSPFDSLIWERARTERIFGFTHRLEAYVPKPKRIHGYFAMPLLSGGRLLGRVDPAREGRTLVARQVSLESAKAVAPMARALREAAEWVGCDSVRVERVDRPELAAPLATALVAD
- a CDS encoding response regulator, giving the protein MADSFGPVHQDTTDAREPVTEAAPGGPRAEPIRVLVVDDHALFRRGLEIVLAHEEDIQVVGEAGDGAEAVDKAADLLPDIVLMDVRMPRRGGIEACTSIKEVAPSAKIIMLTISDEEADLYDAIKAGATGYLLKEISTDEVATAIRAVADGQSQISPSMASKLLTEFKSMIQRTDERRLVPAPRLTDRELEVLKLVATGMNNRDIAKELFISENTVKNHVRNILEKLQLHSRMEAVVYAMREKILEIR
- the hpf gene encoding ribosome hibernation-promoting factor, HPF/YfiA family translates to MDIVVKGRKTEVPERFRKHVAEKLKLDKIQKLDAKVISLDVEVSKEHNPRQADRSDRVEITLHSRGPVIRAEASANDPYAALDLATGKLEARLRKQHDKRNTRRGNGRLSAAEVADVVPGVAELDANGYTPAEEVRESIPTTKIGSLEVQGDGPLVVREKVHTAAPMPLDQALYEMELVGHDFYLFVDSETKQPSVVYRRHAYDYGVIHLETDPLAGSEGSGAGGALGG
- a CDS encoding ComF family protein, which gives rise to MRGWWQEISGLVLPAACGGCGVPRTLLCTECAYELYGSAARVARPDPVPPGLPVVHAAAPYADAVRAVLLAHKERGALGLARPLGVALAGAVRAAVRAGGAGGDRSVLLVPVPSARWAVRARGHDATRRIALAAARELRRTGTEASVLPVLRQRRSVTDQTGLTAPERVANLTGALTGAEGAGKLLTGATVVLVDDLMTTGASLAEAARALGALGAAEEEGAVAGAGAGAGAGAGAGGFAVAAVVAAPSISFSKKPEPDQCEKRCSQ
- a CDS encoding LpqB family beta-propeller domain-containing protein translates to MGADSRGGRRRDALRLGALLGGSGLVLITGCASMPDSGDVQVVKASPRADAQVRVHPVAPRKGAEAQDIIDGFLEAMTSDDADFATARAYLSPEKSRTWQPQKSTTVLAVAPTTSFQPQANASGQLGKGYLMSGTQIAKIDDQQAYQAVAPEDYRFPIHVSRQGGADGEWRIDSLPDGLVLGQSDFQRNYRPVNKYYFASGRNTVVADPVFIQQRMDPVTKMDPVTQSVKALLDGPTNWLKPVVESRFPSGTALAKGVTSLTVDDRDVLKVPLNEKAANAGHAQCRKMAAQIMFTLKDLSAVRVAQIELQRPDGSQLCMLADGQEKEYASDQSAAGAKQYFVNEKNQLAVLNANDKETAVPEPVPGPMGTGQLPVGGIAVARDERTAAAVSTDSAKLYVEPVTMSGDIVQPVYISRGKLQHDRLTAPSWDGRGDLWFADRDLAGPALLRRPAGQELPQKVTIAPGLDGARIHSVKVAADGTRIALLLAKGGKTTLYIGRVERTGTQSDPVVSVDGLLPAAPQMVDVKAVSWAGPSRLVVVGRESGGVEQVRYIQTDGSTSASSVLPGLNQVVSIAASNNEGQPLVAHSTTDGIVRLPTGATWQMVVGVGKGTSPVYPG